Genomic window (Rhododendron vialii isolate Sample 1 chromosome 4a, ASM3025357v1):
TGTCCGGCCTGCATTTTTTCACATCAAAGTCAGTAAGTGCAGTTTCTGAGTCACAATCAACTTTTCCTTCCTGGTGGACAATAGCATCAGTGTCAGGGCAATGATGGACTACTTCATTGCTGGACAGATTCTGCACAGGCTTTCCCGACCTGTCTAACGAGTTAATGAGTAGAGACTTTTTAGAAGTACCGGATTTTGACCGTGTAACTCTTTGGCTGGTAGTATCAGATAAATGAATAGGCTTCAATACTCCTTTGCTTTCTGACCATGTCATTTGAGCACCAATTCCCTTGGCCAAATCAGAAGAATTACCGTCACGACTAGACAGATTGCAAGAACCTCTACCACGAAAAATGATATCATCCTTTTCCTTGATAAGGCATTCTCCTTTTTCCAGTCTGATCCCATTAGAAGAAACATTGGTTTCATTCCCATCACCAAAACGATTTTTAGATGTTGCTTTTGCACTTTCACGAAGTTCTAGAGCCTTTTGTCTTGACTTCGACCTTTGTATTCCGACAAATGACTGACCTGGCACAGAATGAATGTTTGAGAGCCTCCTGTAAATctgctgctgaggagaggaaaTCATATGATCCAACTCATGGACAGGATTTAAGGCACATCCAGTGTCATTTTTATGGCACTTAGTCAAGGTTGTCGGCCTCTCCCCTATCTCGACACCTTTGTTAGACTCATGGGTTTTCTTGACTAACCATTCTGATAACTCTCCATTATCTCGGATGATATTTGGCTCATTGTGCCAGTATCTATGAACGCCTGAATAAGGGACAGCATGTGCTGGATGAAGATTAAGAAGTTCAGAAATCAGCTCTTCTTTCTTCAACTCTGCAGTGATCAATGTAGTTAGAGGAATCTATAAACACTGGATACTTACAATGACAATGACAATAGTCGAATTAAGGCATGTCTTAGACCTGATGGCCTCCCACCAATAGATGAAAAGTTATATCATATCCAGTTCTAGCACCAATCACAATATTTGACATgatattttattatttcatcGTCATACATAATCAGTGGATTCAGTGCAAAGCATAAAAGTGTAAAAAGATATGATTGCTACAGGCTAtagggattttggatttttcaatttGTATGGATTTTGTATTGCAGAAGCCTGTGGTGCACTCTCAAAAAAAATGTTGGCAAATAATTTGGTTGCCAAAAAGATGCATAACTAATCAAAAAGAAGTGTAACTATTTTGGGGTGTACTGTGCACACCTATTCGTAACTCCGCCAAAATAGTACGTAACTAATGTAAAAATGTGtaattaatgagccaaaaaaatatgtttatcGTACACCAAAAATATGCGTTATCATCCTCCAAAACTATGAGTCCCATCATACACTTCAAAGACACGCCCCCATgtaacttgtcaaaaaaaaaaaatgtgtaacaTACGCCGAAAAAAGGAGTAACATTTCTagtgtgtaccatagctttctcCTTTCGGATTTCTTGACCagcttcatttttctttttgtccatATCACACAGGGAAAATTGGTATGATATTTTAATAGCTAGAGGAATTATAAATCCACAAATTCATAATCAGCATGATCGGAATTGCTCATGTCCCGCAATTAGAGAATTTTGAAATATCACGATTCCACGTTGCGACTTATTCACTCCTAGTTTCTTCATCAACCAAAAGACTAAAGCAATCAAAACGCTATCGTTTAACCGAAATTCAATGGGGCAAAGTGAGAGATACCTCTGGGCCCTGAAGTTTCGGAGTTGAATTTAGGGTTCCACAGCCAAGGAGGAGGAGTAATGATAGGAATGGAGGGCTTTATTGTAATTACTTAGACATTTTGGACTTTTGATGTAATTCTGGCTCTTGTAATTCTGTTGGGTTGTTAGTCGGTTAGAGGAAGAGAATATAATCGAGAATTGGGGAAGAGCGGGGGAGGTGGGTATTCACATTTTCttgctctctctcatctctctctcttttccacTCTCCTGTAA
Coding sequences:
- the LOC131322591 gene encoding uncharacterized protein LOC131322591, encoding MRRENYRRPSIPIITPPPWLWNPKFNSETSGPRELKKEELISELLNLHPAHAVPYSGVHRYWHNEPNIIRDNGELSEWLVKKTHESNKGVEIGERPTTLTKCHKNDTGCALNPVHELDHMISSPQQQIYRRLSNIHSVPGQSFVGIQRSKSRQKALELRESAKATSKNRFGDGNETNVSSNGIRLEKGECLIKEKDDIIFRGRGSCNLSSRDGNSSDLAKGIGAQMTWSESKGVLKPIHLSDTTSQRVTRSKSGTSKKSLLINSLDRSGKPVQNLSSNEVVHHCPDTDAIVHQEGKVDCDSETALTDFDVKKCRPDKPTGKGFGTSVASPTSLDKLVVEYPSRKSLKKQPIEQGVSKRSTTAQRVSSVAHMEECLEVYEEVSKSEVNKNLKNAQAHSDAVLEIQHLPVSHGGDISVSNVDMRLDIEMHQKVESHTKEAFEYSPEQQVKEGRHGYSGGDRSEAIPSRLEHQH